One window of the bacterium genome contains the following:
- a CDS encoding PhoH family protein, giving the protein MDSGSGVPYVELEGGQGELIFGERDENLRAIENVLDVKLSTRGDRLFIEGQTHDVQMVKKLIEQIAELRDEDYLVNASDIEHAAHILASGRVDNLKEIFLDKILVSSKRRIVAPKSIHQKEYIDAIRRHDIVFGIGPAGTGKTYLAMAMAVSDLLAGTVERIILTRPAVEAGEKLGFLPGDIAEKVNPYLRPLYDALHDMIPFEKARRFLDRGIIEVAPLAFMRGRTLNDSFVILDEAQNTTPEQMKMFLTRLGFNSKAVITGDVTQIDLAIGAKSGLVVIQQILAQVAKIRFVRFDKSDVVRHPLVAEIIHAYENYEAQHPAVIAAANTGARPPLPVSLAPASKSDAAAPVEPPKADDVPVE; this is encoded by the coding sequence ATGGACTCCGGCTCCGGCGTGCCTTATGTCGAGCTCGAAGGCGGGCAGGGCGAACTGATCTTCGGCGAGCGCGACGAGAACCTGCGCGCGATCGAAAACGTGCTCGACGTGAAGCTCTCGACGCGCGGCGACCGCCTGTTCATCGAAGGGCAGACGCACGATGTGCAGATGGTGAAAAAGCTCATCGAGCAGATCGCCGAGCTGCGCGACGAGGACTACCTCGTCAACGCATCCGACATCGAGCACGCCGCGCACATTCTCGCGTCCGGCCGCGTCGACAACCTGAAGGAAATCTTTCTCGACAAGATTCTCGTCAGCAGCAAGCGGCGCATCGTGGCGCCCAAGAGCATCCATCAAAAGGAATACATCGACGCGATCCGCCGGCACGACATCGTTTTCGGGATCGGCCCCGCGGGCACGGGCAAGACTTATCTCGCGATGGCGATGGCGGTCTCCGATCTTCTCGCGGGTACCGTGGAGCGCATCATCCTGACGCGCCCCGCGGTCGAGGCGGGCGAAAAACTCGGTTTCCTGCCCGGCGACATCGCGGAAAAGGTGAATCCGTATCTGCGTCCGCTGTATGACGCGCTGCACGACATGATCCCGTTCGAGAAGGCGCGGCGCTTTCTCGATCGCGGCATCATCGAGGTCGCGCCGCTCGCGTTCATGCGCGGGCGCACGCTGAACGACTCGTTCGTCATCCTGGACGAGGCGCAAAACACGACGCCCGAGCAGATGAAAATGTTCCTGACGCGCCTTGGCTTCAACAGCAAGGCCGTCATCACCGGCGACGTGACGCAAATCGATCTCGCGATCGGCGCGAAGTCGGGCCTTGTCGTCATCCAGCAAATCCTCGCGCAGGTCGCCAAGATTCGATTCGTCCGCTTTGACAAGTCGGACGTGGTGCGTCACCCGCTGGTCGCCGAGATCATCCACGCCTACGAAAATTACGAAGCCCAACACCCGGCCGTGATCGCCGCGGCGAACACCGGCGCGAGGCCGCCTTTGCCGGTCTCTCTCGCGCCGGCAAGCAAATCCGATGCGGCGGCGCCGGTCGAACCTCCCAAAGCGGACGATGTTCCGGTCGAATAA